The Haemorhous mexicanus isolate bHaeMex1 chromosome 6, bHaeMex1.pri, whole genome shotgun sequence genome includes the window gatggaaaagGCAGTAGTGGGGCAaactggggaggaggtggaCATGGGGGTGAGGACAGATTTGGCTGCTCCACATCTGCAGCCAagctctccatccctggaagtgtccaagggcCAGGATGGATGGAGTTTGGAGTAATCTGGCCTAGTGGGAAATGTccctccccatggcagggggttggaacaagagggactttaaggtcccttccaacccaaaccattctgagattATACTAAATACCAAAAGCAGCTCCCGCAGGAATGAATTAAACCTAAATTAAGCTGCTCCTGACCTTTACAAGCCCCTCTCCATGCCCTGAGCACTTCTGGCAAACAccaggcagcaggcagagccagagggGTGTCCCCATGCAGGGGTACCAAGGACGTGCAGGGACACCAcgctgagctcagccctgagcaggaggcTCTGTGGGATGGGAGGGCTCCAGGGGGAGCATGGGGGGGATTCCAACCCAattccagctgccctggggatgTCACAggtggtgctggcactgccctaCGACACGCCCGTGCCCGGCTACATGAACAACACCGTCAACACCATGCGCCTGTGGTCGGCCCGCGCTCCCAACGACTTCAACCTGCGCGACTGTAAGTGGGAGCTGGGCggggtggggtggggacagcTGAGGGGTCCCACGCCCACCTcaccctctgctcctccccagtCAACGTCGGGGACTACATCCAGGCCGTGCTGGACAGGAACCTGGCTGAGAACATCTCCCGGGTGCTCTACCCCAACGACAACGTGAGTCGTGGTGTTCTAGGGAGTCTTTTAGGGATGGATAAAGTCATGGTGTTTTAAGGAtagagggggaaagggagcagctcctcactccaggatgctgcagagatGTTTTCAGTTGTGTTTCAAGCTGCCTGCAGTGCTTGGATAAGGGTTGCTGCCTCTCACCAGGATGAGTCTGTTCCCCCGAGCTTTGCGTGGAGTGAGTGGGGATGAGCAGGCCCTGCTGCAGAAACGTTCCTTGAGTCTCAGAACGTAATGTGAAGGCAAACTGCTGAACGCTGCTGGTGTTACCCTGGTGGCCCTTTGCAGCCCTGGGACCAGAGGTTGTGCCTCAAATTGCTGTTTGCACTCCAGCCCTCTTGCTATGGGAgttcctgccaggctggcataGAGGAGTGtcctctgtgtttgtgtgtggtgGCTCACACAAGCCTTCCCTAGCTACAAACCAAGGTgtggagcaggaagaagaaaaaaagggaaccACTGAGAACAGGTTTTGACAATGCTCAGCTGGGATTTAACCTGTTTGTACCAGCACATCCCAAACTCTTGTGCTGGAATCTGGGAAGCAAGAAGAGCTTGGGATTCCAAGTGATGCTGGGGGAAGCACACCCTGGGAAAACCTTCCCCGAGGAAGTGCAGTGAATCCTGCAGgaatcctgcagctccctgctcctctgcccacaGTTCTTTGAAGGAAAGGAGctgaggctgaagcaggagTACTTTGTCGTGGCTGCCACCCTGCAGGACATCATCCGCCGCTTCAAAGCATCCAAATTCGGGAGCACGGACAGCGTCCGCACCGTGTTTGATTCCTTCCCAGACCAGGTAcgagccagggctgctctcacctCTGCCTTGGAGCTTGTTTCAACACCTCCCAGAGGATGCAGATGTTTGTAGGGCCTTTGTGGGGTTCCCAGTGTCCCCGCTGTGTCCCCACGTGccaccctgctctcccaggTTGCCATCCAGCTGAACGACACGCACCCTGCCATGGCCATCCCTGAGCTGATGAGGATTTTCGTGGACATCGAGAAGTTGCCATGGGATAAGGTTGGGACACCCCACCTGGTCTCCTGCACTTGCACCCACCTGCCCATGGTGGAGGAGGCAGTTTTGTGGCTGCTGGGAATGATGTGGAGCAGTCAGGCTGGGTTTAACTGGTGTGGactgggaggagctggctgggctgtgctgctggcgTGGTGGGAGGACCATGGGTGGGTTCTGGCACTTGAGGTGTGACTGAGCACTGGCTCTTCCCTGCCAGGCCTGGGACATCACCAAAAGGACCTTTGCCTACACCAACCACACAGTGCTTCCCGAGGCCCTGGAGCGCTGGCCCGTGGACCTGGTGGAgaagctgctccccaggcacctgcagATCATCTACGAGATCAACCAGAGACACCTGGATGTGAGTGCCTGGGAGCCTGCTCCAgagagggggacagggatgtaCTGTCAGGATGAGGGACACGCACAAACTGATGATGTtgggtgtggggctgggggagtcCAGCTGCTATTTTAGGAAGTTGATGTGTAGGAAAGCCCTTCCCCACCAGCACATTGCCATCCTGCAGTTAGTGACTGTTGAGAGGCTTCACCCATTGCTTCAGAGACTTGAGAGCTGGCATTTCTTTACTTCCTAAGTGCTAAATTCATCCTGGGGAAGATGATATTGGGAGTGGTTTGACCTCCTAAAAAAGCACAAGGCTTTTGCCCAAATGGCCTCACTGGCCAAGTGTGTCCCGAAACCCCTCTGTGTGGCAGCTTGGGGGGATCCTTCTATCCAGAGACATCCATGCTGAGAAAGGGCACCCTGTGGAGGGAGTTTGCACCACCTCAACAGAGTAAAAGCCACCGCTCTGGCTGGTGTCAAATGCACTGGGGACATTGCTGTGGCCCCTCCTCGTAAGCCATGGGGTGGGAcatccctcagtgccaccacctctcaccacctccctggctCCACCGGCAGCACATCGCGTCCCTGTTCCCTAACGACGTGGACCGGCTGCGGAGGATGTCCCTGATTGAGGAGGGGGACACCAAGAGGATCAACATGGCCCATCTCTGCATCGTGGGCTCCCACGCCGTCAACGGCGTGGCCAAGATCCACTCTGAGATCGTCAAGACTCAAGTGTGAGTGAGGGGAGGGAGGTGCTGATGGCTCACCCTggcctgggaagggctggtggTGCCAGGTGggcaaggctggagctgtgccatccTCACCCTCGCAGGTTTGAGGACTTTGCCGAGTTGGAGCCAGAGAAGTTCCAGAACAAGACCAACGGGATCACCCCGCGGCgctggctcctgctctgcaaCCCGGGGCTGGCGGAGCTCATCGCGGAGGTACCGGCATGGGGGCACACCCTGCGGCCACCAACCCGTccctgctgagctcagggtgccAGGGAACCTCAACCATTCACATCTTCTGGATGGTTGAGGAGTTCAGGGGCAAGgcaggggattctgcccctctgctctgctcaggtgagacctcacctgcagagctgccttcagccctggggtctctccagcagcagaaggatgtggagctgctggagcaagtccaaaGGAAGCCACTGAGATGCTCCTGATTCTGCTTAGCTGGGAGTATTCAGCTgaagaaggctccagggagaccttagagccccttcAAGTgtctaaaggggctccaggagagctgcagagggactttGGATGAGGGATGGAGTGACAGGTTAAGGAGGAATGGATGTAAACTGACAGAGGACAGGGCCAGATGGGATattggaaagaaattcttccctgtcagggtggagaggccctggcacagggtgcccagacaAGCTGTgactgtcccatccctggaactgtttcaggccaggttggacagggcttggaacaacctgcgCTAGTGAAAGGTGTcgctgcccatggcagggggttggaactggatgatgtTCAAGATCTCTCCTGTCCCAAACCATCCCACCATCAGCATGTTCCCTTGCTCCTGTTGCAGAAAATCGGGGAAGACTACGTGCGGGACCTGAGCCAGCTGACCAAGCTGCACAAGTTTGTGGAGGACGACCTCTTCATCCGGGAGGTGGCCAAAGTGAAGCAGGTGAGGGGcgtgggcagggggagcagagcGGGGGCTGACATTCCCTGAGGGCTGACgtggtccctgccctggcccaggagaACAAGGTGAAGTTCGCGCTGTACCTGGAGAAGGAGTACAAGGTGAAGATCAACCCTTCCTCCATGTTCGACGTGCACGTGAAGAGGATCCACGAGTACAAGCGGCAGCTGATGAACTGCCTGCACATCATCACCATGTACAACCGTAAGCCACCACGCCCCAAGGGGACAGGGTGCCCCAGGGCTTCAGCAGCATCCCTGAGCCTCATGTCCCACAGTAACCCTGCTGTTTTCTCCAGGAATCAGGAGGGATCCTGCAAAGCTGTTTGTGCCCAGGACAGTGATCATTGGAGGCAAGGTAAATTGGGTCAGGAGTTTTAGAGATTTTGGAGGAAGGTGGGAGTGTCCACTCCTTGGGAGTGTCCTGGGGGATGTGGGTGCAGATGTCTCATGGGGCCAcgtctctacaactccctgacaggagggtgcagctgGCAGGGGTCGGTCTCTTCTTCCAGGGAATGAGGGACATgacagaggaaatggcctcaagctgtgccagtggaggtttagatgggataaTAAGAAAAATTTTGTCATCAAAAGGGTGGACAGGCagtggaacagctgcccagggcagtggtggagtcctcATCCCTGGAGGAACTTAAAAGATATGCGGATATGGcatttggggacatgggtcagtgGTGACCTTGGCAGTGCAGGGGGAATGGTTGGATTTGAGGGCTTTTCTCACTTGAACAATTCCACGATTCTATGGTGCTAAGTCCATGAAGTTGTCCCAGAAAGCACTGGAGTAGCACTGGTGCTTCAACCCAAGCAAGTTTGGGTGGGGTTTGCACAACCATCTGCTGTCTGTGGTCATGAAAGCCCCCAGAAATGTTGTGGTGTAACACGTGTTGGATTAGGTGATGAACAGGGATGAACAGGTTGCTCCCTAGACACTGGCAGCTGCGTGTGCCTCACCTGCCCCTGGCACCAGCCCTCCTTGCTCACCTGTGGCTTTtctcccaggctgccccaggatACCACATGGCTAAAATGATCATCAAGCTCATTAACGCCGTGGCTCAGGTGGTGAACAACGACCCCGTGGTGGGCAGCAAGCTGAAGGTCATCTTCCTGGAGAACTACAGGGTGTCCCTGGCAGAGAAAGGTACCTTGGGTGGGACATGCTGTGTGGAGGGGGTGTCCCTCCATCCCATGGCTCCCACCATGGTCCTTTAGcaggaaacaaacccaaagctgGTCACCACGAGCCCCTGGTGTGTTTTGTTGGCAGTGATCCCCGCGACCGACCTGTCGGAGCAGATCTCCACAGCAGGCACCGAGGCCTCGGGGACGGGCAACATGAAGTTCATGCTGAACGGGGCTCTGACCATCGGCACCATGGATGGAGCCAATGTGGAGATGGCCgaggaggctggagaggaaaaCCTGTTCATCTTCGGCATGAGGGTGGAGGATGTCACGGAGCTGGACAGGAAAGGGTGAGGGCTGGGATGTCACAGCGCTGCCACCTCAGGTCCCTGGGGCGGCACCATTTTATCGCCTCCTTCCCTCCAGGTACAATGCCCAGCTCTACTACGACCGGCTCCCCGAGCTGAAACAGGCTGTGGACCAGATTAAAAGTGGCTTCTTCTCCCCAAAAGACCCCAATCTCTTCAACGACGTGGTCAACATGCTCTTCCACCACGACAGGTGAGCTGCTGGGGTACCATCCATCCATCGCCTGGGCTGGGACCATGCACATGGATGATGCTCCTCAGGCATGGACTCTCCATGGATGGCCATTGTCACATTCATGTCTTTGGGTGCGCAGCCCTTCCAGGTGACTTAAGGCATCTCAAGGGTTTTGCTGGCCAGAGCACTGGTCAGCCATGGCCATTGGGATAGGAGAAATGctttccctgcatttccctcctggAGCATCCAGGGTTCTTTACCAACAAGGCGTGGGGAGAGGTAATTTGGCCAGAGGCTTTGTGTTGGAGGACACAAACACAGGATTAGATCAATGTCTGGAGCCGGTTTTGGGGTTCTTGGGACGCCTCTctgtgtgtggggctggggtccgGCCCGGCTCGCTGCTGAGGCAGGGCCCAGACCcctcagcctggcagagctgtcaaTCATGGCACCTTGGTGCGTGAAGGCAGTGCTAACCGAGCCTCTCATTGGCCGAGCTGCCAATCAATCACACTAACCAGCCTCTGATTGGTCAAGCGACCAGAAGTCCCACTTAGGGGCGGGCCCATGAAGGGCTACGGGTATAAAAACGGCTGAGGGCATTATGGCCGATCTCACCCTGACATCTTCCTTGGAGTTTCTGCCTCACCCACGCTAGAGACCAGGAATCTGTAGCTGTGTAATTTTTCTGTACCTTTAacatctttctctctctctctctccttctcttaATCCTTTCACCTTTTCcatctttctgtctctctccttctcttaATCCTTTCACGGTAACATAACATCTTAGGCTTTAAAGGTTTCCCAGTTAAATGGGCTAAGCAAATGCTAAATAAATCCTAAGTAAATGCTAAATACTAAATTAATGCTAAGTAATGCTATGATAAGTGGCTTTACATTGAATTCAACATTGTATTTACTTTAAATGCAGAGTTGTATTTTTTGCCAAAATTTCCTtaattttctctggttttgcaAGTAAACTATTGTGTGATTTTTACTTCTTGAGAGCAACTGGTGGGgatttctcctttaaaaaaataaataaataaaaagagggaTAAAGGAACCCTAAGTTTAACCCCTGGATTTAAGGGTCTGGGGTGTGACAACACCTCACATCAGGCatgctgcatttctgtttctcttgaCTCCTCCTTTCTTTGCTGCTCCAGGTTTAAAGTCTTTGCAGACTACGAGGCTTATGTCAAGTGCCAGGAGAAGGTCAGCGAGCTGTACCTGGtgagtgccagcctggggacagggcagggagctgtgctgggacacaACATCCCATCCTGGAGAAGGGACATGCTGGAGATGAGGCTGATctcatcccagagcatccctggctgAGAACCAGCCTTGGGGCCAacccctcccctctcctttagagaaaaggagactcaggggtgccctcatcGCTCTCTACAAatccctgaaaggtggctgggctcaggtggggctgggctctttcagcaggcagcactgacacaaccagagcacacagccttaAGCTGCctcaagggaaatacaggttggcctgggaaataaagggaaataaaggCCTGCCCGAGGAcatggtggagtccccatccctgggtgtgtttaacaaagcctggatgtggcactgggtgccagggttgagttgagctgttggggctgggttggattCCATCATCCTGAAGGTCTCTCCCAAGCTGGTCACTCTGTGAACTCCTTGCAGAACTCCAAGGCCTGGACCAAGATGGTCATCAGGAACATCGCGGCAGCCGGGAAGTTCTCCAGCGACCGCACCATCAAGGAGTACGCCAGGGACATCTGGCACGTGGAGCCCTCGGACCTGAAGATCCCCCCACCCAACGAGCCCCGGGACGCGGGGCAGGACAAGACCCCCAACGGCACCGCGGCCTAGGGGGGAGGCGAGCGCGCGCGCTGTACAATTCTCTGCTGTCTGAGTCtctgtgttcctgctgctgctggctttccctaggggtgggcaggaggggaggggttTTTATAACGCAAGTGTCGTGTGGGAAGCGGAACCACGTCGCCCTGTTGCTTGCATTaggtgctgaaaataaaaaagtgccATTGGAGTCCGGAGGGGGTGTTTGCTGGAGGCTAAAATGAGGGCTGGGCTTGCTTCCATCAGTGCTGATGCAGAAAGagggctgccaggggcagcacagctggatgcagctggacacagctgtcTGGGCCCTCAcaggtgctgctgaagcaggatAGGGGGGTGCCAGGCCCATGTGGCCCCACCAGTATCCTGTGGGATGCTCCCAGTTGTGGCTCTGGTGGCCCAGACCACATCAGTGTCTCCATCCCTCGAGTAACCTGCAGCATCCTGGAGGCAGAGGGTGACTTAAAAGTTTCTAAGTAGTTTTTATTACTTACAGCAGTAAGTTCAGTGCCATggcggggtggggggtgggTCCTGGAGTGGATTTGAGGGAGCATGGGATCAGTGCAGGCAGCAATTGGCATCACTTCATGTTTAAGAAGTCTCTGCAACAAGAGGTAATAAATCTTACACTGTGTCACTGACCCTCCTGTGCTGCGTCAGGATTTTGTGATCCCTGCATgcggggctgagctgggcttggaGCATCTCTGCACCCAGAGCAAAGAGGAGCTGGTGTCACCAGAGCCACCTCCCCAAGCCACCCAGACTGAGGACAGGCTCAGGACAGTGGGGAGTGACTGAAGTTTGGAAAGTGATGCCAGCAAACActctggggagagggaggagcagggggcaggcagcaggagaagaggCACCAGTGGAAGGGGAGGCCAAGGCTCATCCTGTGTGTGCCCCCCCATTTCTGTGGAGCAGCACTTACTTcaccagggcaggcagctccgGGTGGAAGGAGATGTAGTCGTGGCCCAAGCCCAGCTTTTGGGGAAAGGTGATTAACTTCACCTTGGATTTGTCCTTGTAGGCTTTGAGTGCTGTCTCGTAGAGCTGCCACGGGGCAGGAGCACGGTTACTGCACcagcagggaccccaaacccctcctggtGTGTGGCCATCCCCTCTCTGGCCACTTCAGCCTCCCAAGCCAGGCTCAAAGCCCGGCTGGCAGGTGCCCACCTTGTGTCCCAGCTTTGGAGGCACGACTCCATCATCATCTGCGTGCAGGATGAGCAGGGGGCAGCCCAGCACCTTCACACTGTGGGCAgcaagcacagccctgaggacgTTCCTCAGAGCAAACAGGCCCCCAGGAGCTTCCCCAATCCCTGTGAAAATTCCCACAGCACCCTgatcctccagcactgcccctcaGAGCCATCCTCATGCACACCTGGGTGATGCCCATTGCCCTGGCACGGCAGTACCGAGCACCCTAATCACCTTAACCCCCAATTTCAAAAGCACCCATAAATCAAACGGATTTTGGGCAGGCTCTGTGTGCTACAAGGAAGAGGAGTGCCAAAAAAAGGATGGTGGCTTGTGAACTTTGCTCAATAATCAAACTGATACCTGACATTATGCAAACAAAAAGTCACTTGTGAAGTATGAGTAAGCTGGGTAAACACAGGAGGGCAGGAATTTCAATGGGGTGACTGACACCTCTCCTTGGCCACGTGATCTTGGCAtcattcccacagcccctgggatctgctgtgccccctcccaccAGGAACTCACTTCTCATCACTGGGGAAGAACATTCCTGCCCGAGCCATGGAGTCCAGGATGAGGTACTCAAAACCAGGGAGGTGCCGGTAGACCTGGCAGGGAGAGAGTTTGGGGGTGCAAACCATGGCTGGATTCAGCTGTGAGGGGGGAGACCCAGGGACCTGGGGCTGTCGCTGCTGGGGGACCCCAGAGGCAGAGCCCCCAGACTCACCTTGGTGATGGGGATGTTGGCGGCTGCGTCTCGGATGTTGGTGTAGGGAGACTCCAGGACAACGGCATCAACCTGGACCcctgagggcagagggaggtggGAGTGGGCATGGCTTTGAGGGGCTGTCCCcttgccaggctgctgccacactcccctcccagcctgcagTGGGGCCAAGATGTCCCCATCCCAATAGGGAGGATAGGGAGGGATCCTCATCTCAACATCAGGGCAGTGCAGAACCTCAGGGTGACACTGCATGGGgacagcccatccctgctggccCTCACCTCGCTCCTCCTGCAGTTTCCTCGCTGCATTGGTGGCAATCCTGTGACAGGAGAGGTGACAGTgagggggagcagcacaggggggGACACACAGCTCCTTCAGGTTCCCCTTGTTGGCTGCGTTTGGCTTTGCAGGGGCCTCCACCAAgaagctgctccaagcccttgGTCCATCCCCAGGTGGCACCAGTctgggagcagcaccacagggcACAGGATGGGCTCTGGTGTGTCCCCATTCTGCCCCCTGCACCTACCCTGTCCCCAAGGAATGTCCCCAGAAGAGGATGCTGCTGTTCCCACTCCGTGCTTTCACCCAGTCATAGAGTGCCAGGACATCTGTGTTGAAGCCATTCTCTGAGGGGTATCCAGTGGAGTCCCCATAGCCTGTGGGGGACACAGCTCGGTGTCACAACCCTGGTGGGGACAGGCCCCAAGAGGGGGATCACCCAGCAAGAGGCAAGGGGACAACTTTACCTCTGTAGTCAAGAGCCAGGATGTGGAAGTCAGCAGCCCCCATCGCCtgtcagagcagcactgagttatgtcctggcaggggctgcaccccaggacccccagcacagcccactcACTCTGCACAGGGTCCCTGTGGggtccccagggccagcaggagcctcactcccagcaggtcccagtgtccccacaggCCACCTCTTACCTTCAAGAACTGGACACGGTGTCTTGCAGCCCTGACGGGGAAAATGGGGTTAGAGCTGGTTAGAGCCTGGGGGGACCCCAAGGGACCCTCCCCTCCAGCACCAGTGCAGGTGAGGAACCAGGGTGACCTGATCCCAGAGAGAAGGGCTGGATGCTGTGGGGTGGGTGGATTTTaacttttccctttattttataGGGATTCTCCTTcactgctgggctcagagacctctgcagcagccctgctggctgctgcctggagttTGCTGCTtctcagcccagagcagccatcctgccctgcttctcacctcagagcagccatcctgccctgctcctggccctgcagcagcagctcaagcACTCACCTGGTGCCCCCATTGCCGTGCAGGTAGATGATCACGGGGTGAGCATCAGCAAGAGCCTCCTCGTACCAGCGCTGGTCCTTGCCCTGCgcctcagcccctctgctgcttggcaccgTGtgcctggggggacagggggttACCCTGGGGGCTCCACCAGGACACTGCCATCCCCCATGGATGCTGAGGACATCCTGCTCACCAGATGCCAACTGTGACGCCCGGCTCCGTGGTCAGGTACATACTGATGGTGTTGttcaccagcagctctggccgCCGAAAGTCCACGAAGAAAGGGAAGGCCACTGATGGGGAAACCACAGGATCCTCTCACCCAGTTGTTTCACACATTCTTTCTAAATTCTTTCTAAATCAGCGTGCTATTTGTTCTACATTATCAAGGGCCACGCTGAGGCAGACGAGCTGAGccctctgccacctcctcctcccacccGAATTCCCAGCCCCGCTGATGCTGAGCGTGCCTGGGCGTGTTGTGGCTGCAGGCAGTAAACtgggtgggcagcagcaccttATTAGAGCTTGCAAAACACGGGCAAAGATCCCTCCGTGCCTCCTCTGCcggcccagggcacagcaggataaacactgtcccagtgccagcctggcacggTGCCACCCCTGCTTTGGGGGGGgtctgcagcagccagctgaaTCCCCGTGGGGGTTCTCCTGCTCGGGACAGCCCCGGGATACTCACAGAAGTTCAGGTAGACGAATTtgtggagcaggctggggaagagGCGGATGAGGAAGGGCACGGAGGCGTAGGTGAGGAGCGGGGCCAGCAGGAGCGTGCGCAGCCATGGCAGCCACCAGCGCCGGGCCCTGCAGGGAGGCACCCTCAGCACATCCCCGCCCATCccgagggatttggggtgcagctccccattcccaatcccagccaTGAGGGTTGGATACAGCTACAAGGGCCTGAGGCTGATCCCAACCCCTCTGGAGGTGGGAAGTGGATTCCCACAGCAGTGCTTGGCTTTCAGGGATGGAGCCAAGGCGTCTGAGCAGCCCCACGGTGACATCGGGTGACACAAGCCCTGATTTGGTCCCATGCCCTCCCACAGGGCGCCTggaggcaggaagggcagggaatgtgccagggctgggagctgcaagTCAAACCTGCAATAAGGAGTAACCGATACTCTGAGACAACACCCCGAGCCCTGGTtggccaggcacagccagaTGTGCCCCAAGCCTGGCATTAAGAGCTCCTGCAATACTCCAGGGCCAAGGAGCAAGGAGGGAAAGGGCCTTGGGGGTGATgtcccccagagccaccagcaccaCCTCCAACAGTGCCCTGCCATTCCAGGGTTCTGCTCAAACCAGGCCTCGCTGCCCCAcaagtgaccccaaaaccccatcaGTGACCCATAAGTGACCCCAGACCCATGGGTGAGCCCAAACCCCATTAGCAACATGTAAGTGACCTAAAACCCCACTAGACACCCTCAAGTGCCCCCCAAACCTCATAACTGACCCACAAGTGACCCCAGACGAAtgggtgaccccaaaccccattagCAACACATAAGTGACCCATAAGTGACCCTAAAAGCCCCTTAGTGAC containing:
- the PYGL gene encoding glycogen phosphorylase, liver form, translated to MSRPLSDQERRKQISIRGIVGAESVAELKRGFNRHLHFTLVKDRNVATPRDYYFALAHTVRDHLVGRWIRTQQYYYEKDPKRIYYLSLEFYMGRTLQNTMINLGLQNACDEAVYQLGLDMEELEEIEEDAGLGNGGLGRLAACFLDSMATLGLAAYGYGIRYEYGIFNQKIRDGWQVEEADDWLRHGNPWEKARPEYMLPVHFYGRVEHSASGAKWIDTQVVLALPYDTPVPGYMNNTVNTMRLWSARAPNDFNLRDFNVGDYIQAVLDRNLAENISRVLYPNDNFFEGKELRLKQEYFVVAATLQDIIRRFKASKFGSTDSVRTVFDSFPDQVAIQLNDTHPAMAIPELMRIFVDIEKLPWDKAWDITKRTFAYTNHTVLPEALERWPVDLVEKLLPRHLQIIYEINQRHLDHIASLFPNDVDRLRRMSLIEEGDTKRINMAHLCIVGSHAVNGVAKIHSEIVKTQVFEDFAELEPEKFQNKTNGITPRRWLLLCNPGLAELIAEKIGEDYVRDLSQLTKLHKFVEDDLFIREVAKVKQENKVKFALYLEKEYKVKINPSSMFDVHVKRIHEYKRQLMNCLHIITMYNRIRRDPAKLFVPRTVIIGGKAAPGYHMAKMIIKLINAVAQVVNNDPVVGSKLKVIFLENYRVSLAEKVIPATDLSEQISTAGTEASGTGNMKFMLNGALTIGTMDGANVEMAEEAGEENLFIFGMRVEDVTELDRKGYNAQLYYDRLPELKQAVDQIKSGFFSPKDPNLFNDVVNMLFHHDRFKVFADYEAYVKCQEKVSELYLNSKAWTKMVIRNIAAAGKFSSDRTIKEYARDIWHVEPSDLKIPPPNEPRDAGQDKTPNGTAA
- the ABHD12B gene encoding protein ABHD12B codes for the protein MRRRGGDGDSGGSGGGIVRAEGRLDVARHGRARRWWLPWLRTLLLAPLLTYASVPFLIRLFPSLLHKFVYLNFLAFPFFVDFRRPELLVNNTISMYLTTEPGVTVGIWHTVPSSRGAEAQGKDQRWYEEALADAHPVIIYLHGNGGTRAARHRVQFLKAMGAADFHILALDYRGYGDSTGYPSENGFNTDVLALYDWVKARSGNSSILFWGHSLGTGIATNAARKLQEERGVQVDAVVLESPYTNIRDAAANIPITKVYRHLPGFEYLILDSMARAGMFFPSDENVKVLGCPLLILHADDDGVVPPKLGHKLYETALKAYKDKSKVKLITFPQKLGLGHDYISFHPELPALVKDFLNMK